One genomic region from Vidua macroura isolate BioBank_ID:100142 chromosome 18, ASM2450914v1, whole genome shotgun sequence encodes:
- the DENR gene encoding density-regulated protein isoform X2, with translation MATDVAEPVVPDCRSGARSDADYPLRVLYCGVCSLPTEYCEYMPDVTKCRQWLEKNFPDEFAKLTVENSPKQEAGVGEGQGNVGGGEEEEKKKQKRGGRGQIKQKKKTVPQKVTIAKIPRAKKKYVTRVCGLATFEIDLKEAQRFFAQKFSCGASVTGEDEIIIQGDFTDDIIDVIQEKWPEVDDDSIEDLGEVKK, from the exons ATGGCCACGGACGTGGCCGAGCCCGTGGTCCCTGACTGCAGGAGCGGTGCCAGGTCCGACGCCGATTACCCCCTGCGGGTCCTCTACTGCGGAG tCTGTTCGTTGCCAACAGAG TACTGTGAATACATGCCTGATGTGACTAAATGCAGACAATGGTTAGAAAAGAATTTTCCAGATGAGTTTGCAAAACTTACAGTTG AAAATTCACCTAAACAGGAAGCTGGGGTTGGAGAAGGCCAAGGAAatgtgggaggaggagaagaagaggagaagaagaagcaaAAGAGAG GTGGAAGAGGTCAgataaaacagaagaagaagACTGTGCCACAGAAAGTTACGATAGCTAAAATTcccagagcaaagaaaaaatatgtcaCAAGAGTGTGTGGCCTTGCCACATTTG AAATCGATCTTAAGGAAGCACAAAGGTTTTTTGCTCAGAAATTTTCCTGCGGTGCCTCAGTAACAGGAGAAGATGAAATCATCATTCAGGGGGACTTCACAGATGACATTATTGATGTAATCCAGGAGAAGTGGCCTGAG GTGGATGATGACAGCATTGAAGATCTTGGAGAAGTCAAGAAGTGA